In Candidatus Nomurabacteria bacterium, a genomic segment contains:
- the pilM gene encoding pilus assembly protein PilM, which translates to MPLPNFSNAFGLEIRDTEIRVAQIHRHGKKLSLSSYGFSQIPNGAMERGEILKSDQVKLAILNALKSPVGKNFSSQYVVCAIPEQHVFTTVITLPAKKSIEKDDVQAAALQQIPYPLEDIQLDWTLVDKDAKTNYILVGAAPKNIIAAYTQVLRSANLIPVALEPQSSSIARALLTSHDAQTPTMVLHFGQKLLTIFIVNKNVVYFSSSTPIFSGESIISLLSKKLDLNADKARKAAQLFGLQAKEGKGEVRRALLPEISALMEHIEQIKEYSSSHLPAPVHNISTMLVTGEMSSLPGLAEYLQEELRIPIQPGLPGERYQLEIPQKELTSLDLQSSATVLGLALHELA; encoded by the coding sequence ATGCCACTACCTAATTTCTCAAATGCCTTTGGTTTAGAAATACGTGACACGGAAATACGCGTGGCACAGATTCACCGTCATGGAAAAAAGCTCTCTCTTTCTTCTTATGGTTTTTCGCAAATACCAAACGGCGCAATGGAGCGAGGAGAGATCCTTAAATCTGATCAAGTAAAGTTAGCTATCCTCAACGCGCTTAAGTCACCTGTTGGGAAAAATTTTAGCAGTCAGTATGTAGTATGCGCTATTCCTGAGCAGCACGTTTTTACCACAGTCATCACTCTGCCGGCAAAAAAAAGTATTGAGAAAGACGACGTACAAGCTGCTGCACTACAGCAAATCCCCTATCCATTAGAAGATATTCAACTTGACTGGACTTTGGTAGATAAAGACGCAAAAACAAATTATATCCTTGTAGGGGCTGCCCCAAAAAACATAATTGCTGCGTATACTCAGGTACTTCGATCGGCGAATCTTATTCCAGTCGCTCTAGAGCCTCAGTCATCATCCATAGCGCGCGCTCTACTGACCTCACATGACGCACAAACCCCAACCATGGTGCTGCACTTTGGACAAAAGCTCCTTACTATCTTTATCGTAAATAAAAACGTAGTATATTTTTCATCCTCTACGCCTATTTTTTCAGGTGAATCGATTATCAGTCTACTCAGTAAAAAGCTTGATTTAAATGCTGATAAGGCACGGAAGGCTGCTCAGTTATTCGGATTACAAGCCAAAGAAGGAAAAGGCGAGGTGCGACGCGCACTTCTTCCTGAAATAAGTGCCTTAATGGAACATATTGAACAAATAAAAGAGTACTCAAGTAGCCACTTACCCGCTCCGGTGCATAACATCAGCACCATGCTAGTAACCGGAGAAATGAGCTCACTGCCTGGCCTAGCTGAATACCTACAGGAAGAGCTGCGCATACCAATTCAGCCAGGCTTACCTGGTGAGCGATATCAGCTTGAGATACCACAGAAGGAGCTTACATCGCTTGATCTGCAGTCCTCTGCTACGGTCTTAGGATTAGCTTTGCACGAACTCGCATGA
- a CDS encoding PilN domain-containing protein, giving the protein MKSLNFLFQEDRQALQRAYQELRFQHTSLLIVLSVGLISGLVWGTNQLLHVRIQQLDDEIQSTQQTELVQQTTAAESKVREFNTLVKFFSEETELIFPLSDRVAEISKIIPTGIKVDQLSLNMNAKQLTLAGSASNRDSYLSLRDALANTGWFESVELPITDLLSRENIRFTLQTDLTDEFFNISK; this is encoded by the coding sequence ATGAAATCACTTAACTTTCTATTTCAAGAAGATCGCCAGGCCCTCCAAAGAGCTTATCAAGAGTTGCGTTTTCAGCACACGTCTCTGCTTATTGTATTAAGCGTTGGACTCATTTCCGGACTTGTTTGGGGTACCAACCAGCTCCTTCATGTACGCATTCAACAACTTGACGATGAAATCCAATCCACCCAGCAAACCGAACTCGTGCAGCAAACTACTGCCGCTGAATCAAAGGTGCGTGAGTTTAATACTCTAGTAAAGTTTTTTAGTGAAGAGACAGAACTCATCTTTCCCCTCAGTGATCGTGTTGCTGAAATTAGTAAGATAATTCCCACAGGAATAAAAGTAGATCAACTTAGCTTAAATATGAATGCAAAACAGCTTACCTTAGCTGGCAGCGCAAGCAACCGTGATAGTTACCTTTCCCTACGTGATGCACTAGCAAACACTGGATGGTTTGAGAGCGTGGAATTACCAATTACAGATCTACTTAGCCGGGAAAATATCCGCTTTACGCTGCAGACTGATTTAACCGATGAGTTTTTTAACATAAGCAAATGA
- the rpmA gene encoding 50S ribosomal protein L27 has translation MAHTKSGGSTSLGRDSAGQRLGMKRFSGQRVRAGEVLVRQRGTHLRPGVNVRRGNDDTLYAVTSGTVQVKQRKVRLFNNKLVARRYVSIQAE, from the coding sequence ATGGCCCATACTAAATCTGGAGGTTCCACTTCGCTAGGACGCGATTCCGCTGGTCAACGACTAGGAATGAAGCGTTTTAGTGGACAGCGTGTCCGTGCTGGTGAAGTACTTGTACGTCAACGTGGCACTCACCTCCGCCCTGGAGTAAACGTCCGACGAGGCAATGATGATACTCTGTACGCTGTTACCAGCGGAACAGTGCAAGTAAAACAGCGCAAAGTCCGCCTGTTTAATAACAAGTTAGTTGCTCGACGTTACGTTTCTATTCAGGCTGAATAA
- a CDS encoding CTP synthase produces the protein MSTSKKSTKYVFIMGGVLSGLGKGVATSSIGLLLQRKGYRVTSLKIDPYVNVDAGTMNPTEHGEVFVTKDGMETDQDIGNYERFLNTELTKTNYMTTGSVYLSLIQAERNLAFGGKQVEVVPHVPNEVIRRIREAVKKSKAEIALIEIGGTVGEYQNLLFLEAARMLSQLQPGDVQYVLVSYLPIPGNLGEMKTKPTQYAVRTLNSAGIQPHFILARGSHALDAPRRERIAMNTGVPAKDIISAPDVSSIYQIPLNFEKEHLADKILNNFGLKARKNDLADWKSLNRKIENPKKKVRIGIAGKYFGSGDFTLLDAYISVIESIKHAAWAVHAKPEIVWIDSSEFEKNSSKLRGLDKLDGLIVPGGFGSRGIEGKIKAIQYAREHKIPYFGLCYGMQLAVVEFARHVLGWKDANTTEINPKTSHPVIHILPEQEEKLKHKDYGGSMRLGEYPCKLKKDSVAAKAYGTQKILERHRHRYELNNEYRPELEKAGLLVSGTYTQKDLAEIVELPGHPFFVGVQFHPEFLTRPTQAHPLFAAFVRACLAKQK, from the coding sequence ATGAGCACATCAAAAAAATCCACCAAGTATGTTTTTATAATGGGAGGCGTGCTCTCTGGCTTAGGTAAAGGTGTTGCCACCTCATCGATCGGACTTTTATTGCAGCGTAAGGGTTATCGCGTTACCTCACTTAAAATAGATCCCTACGTTAATGTTGACGCAGGTACTATGAATCCGACTGAGCATGGGGAAGTTTTTGTTACCAAGGATGGCATGGAAACGGATCAGGACATTGGAAATTACGAACGTTTTTTGAATACTGAGCTTACCAAGACAAACTACATGACCACGGGCTCGGTTTACCTGTCACTCATCCAGGCTGAGCGTAATTTGGCTTTTGGAGGCAAGCAGGTAGAGGTTGTGCCACACGTTCCAAATGAGGTCATTCGCCGCATCCGTGAAGCAGTGAAGAAGAGTAAGGCTGAGATTGCACTTATTGAAATTGGCGGAACAGTTGGCGAGTATCAGAATTTGCTTTTCCTAGAAGCTGCTCGCATGTTAAGCCAATTGCAGCCAGGTGATGTGCAGTACGTACTAGTAAGCTATCTCCCTATTCCTGGAAATCTAGGAGAAATGAAGACGAAGCCAACGCAATATGCGGTGAGAACGCTTAATTCAGCAGGTATACAGCCGCATTTTATTTTGGCTCGAGGCTCACATGCACTTGATGCTCCACGCAGAGAGCGCATAGCCATGAACACAGGCGTTCCGGCCAAGGATATCATTTCCGCGCCTGATGTATCGAGTATTTACCAGATTCCTTTGAATTTCGAAAAGGAGCATTTGGCAGATAAGATATTAAATAACTTTGGCTTAAAAGCCCGCAAGAATGATTTAGCAGATTGGAAGTCCCTAAATCGAAAAATCGAGAATCCGAAGAAAAAGGTGAGAATTGGTATAGCTGGTAAGTACTTTGGTAGCGGCGATTTCACCCTGCTCGATGCATATATATCAGTTATTGAGTCAATTAAGCATGCCGCTTGGGCAGTACATGCCAAGCCTGAAATTGTTTGGATAGATTCGAGCGAATTTGAAAAAAATAGCTCAAAACTGCGTGGACTTGATAAGCTTGATGGATTAATTGTTCCGGGTGGATTTGGCAGTAGGGGTATTGAGGGAAAAATAAAAGCGATTCAATATGCTCGAGAGCATAAAATCCCGTATTTTGGTCTTTGCTATGGCATGCAATTAGCTGTAGTGGAATTTGCTCGCCACGTATTAGGGTGGAAGGATGCAAATACCACGGAAATTAATCCAAAAACGTCACATCCAGTCATTCATATACTGCCGGAGCAAGAGGAAAAGCTAAAACACAAGGATTACGGCGGTTCAATGCGCTTGGGTGAATATCCTTGTAAGCTAAAAAAGGATAGCGTAGCGGCAAAAGCGTATGGAACGCAAAAAATACTTGAGCGACATCGTCATCGCTACGAATTGAATAATGAATACCGACCTGAATTAGAGAAAGCTGGATTGCTTGTCTCTGGTACCTATACGCAAAAGGACTTGGCAGAGATTGTAGAATTACCCGGGCACCCATTCTTTGTTGGAGTGCAATTTCATCCAGAATTTCTGACTCGACCTACCCAGGCTCACCCCTTGTTCGCAGCGTTTGTCCGGGCATGCTTGGCAAAACAAAAATAG
- the rplI gene encoding 50S ribosomal protein L9, with protein sequence MDVILIASVPGLGKAGEIHHVKPGYARNFLFARNLAKVASPEAIAQAKEKAKKQKDEEVKNHAQLKKLQQAIEKSSLELLAKGNSDGTLYGSLGAQDIRKALQEKLTLRVPEHFRITPEHLKNAGEQNIDWQINSLKGSLHIIIKVQQ encoded by the coding sequence ATGGACGTTATCCTCATAGCTTCAGTACCAGGGCTTGGAAAAGCCGGGGAAATTCACCATGTGAAGCCCGGATATGCCCGCAACTTTTTGTTTGCGAGGAATTTAGCCAAGGTGGCATCACCAGAAGCGATTGCTCAAGCAAAGGAGAAGGCGAAGAAGCAAAAAGATGAGGAAGTAAAAAACCATGCTCAACTGAAAAAGCTCCAGCAGGCCATAGAAAAAAGCTCCCTTGAACTGCTTGCAAAAGGAAATAGCGACGGCACTTTATACGGCAGCTTAGGGGCACAAGATATACGTAAGGCTTTACAAGAAAAGCTTACTCTTCGGGTGCCTGAACATTTCCGTATTACTCCAGAGCATCTTAAAAATGCTGGCGAGCAAAATATTGATTGGCAAATTAACTCCCTCAAAGGGTCGCTTCATATTATTATTAAGGTCCAGCAATGA
- a CDS encoding S41 family peptidase, translated as MDPYSFRSESLQTRQRRFIGGLLLLVIGFGLGWWLRTPHPDTLEGFLGALERVSGSKSSTAVFESVWNTIKQDYLHQPVTNDELIEGAIAGMVNSLSDPYTIYLSSEQTKDFLGDIQGNFEGIGAEIGIKKDRLTVIAPLPDSPAAKAGVRAGDVILAIDDQPADFLTLTQAVDMLRGAKDTTVQVTVQNGDEDARTLTITRDAISVKSVKAERKTLENGKEYAFISISSFSDTTQAELHEAISDMILDSPDGIVLDLRNNPGGYLQAGIDVASVFLNEGDTVLFEEKGDGQRISYSTTGKHELKDLPVVVLVNEGTASAAEIVAGALRDDDGSQLVGVTTFGKGSVQDFIQLENGASVKITVARWLTPNGTSIDQSGLDPDQNVELTQDDYDNDRDPQLEAALQTLFPSE; from the coding sequence ATGGATCCGTATAGTTTCCGTAGTGAATCATTGCAAACACGGCAGCGGCGCTTCATTGGAGGGCTACTTTTGCTTGTTATTGGCTTTGGGCTTGGCTGGTGGCTTCGCACGCCCCATCCAGACACTCTAGAAGGCTTCCTAGGCGCTTTAGAGCGCGTTTCTGGATCAAAGAGTAGTACAGCAGTATTCGAAAGCGTCTGGAACACGATAAAGCAGGATTACCTACATCAGCCAGTAACGAATGATGAGTTAATCGAGGGCGCAATTGCTGGAATGGTGAATAGCTTAAGTGATCCTTACACGATTTATTTGAGCTCAGAACAAACAAAGGACTTTTTAGGCGACATCCAGGGAAATTTCGAAGGTATTGGAGCCGAAATAGGCATTAAAAAAGACAGACTAACTGTTATCGCTCCTTTACCAGACTCACCAGCAGCAAAAGCTGGTGTACGAGCTGGGGATGTTATCTTGGCTATTGATGATCAGCCAGCTGACTTTCTTACTTTAACCCAAGCGGTAGATATGTTGCGTGGCGCTAAAGATACCACTGTTCAGGTTACTGTGCAGAATGGTGATGAGGATGCACGAACGCTAACAATTACTCGTGATGCAATTAGTGTAAAAAGCGTTAAAGCTGAGCGCAAAACGCTTGAGAATGGTAAAGAATACGCATTCATAAGCATATCCAGTTTTTCTGACACAACGCAAGCTGAGCTGCACGAGGCGATTAGCGATATGATATTAGACTCTCCAGATGGCATAGTGCTTGATTTACGCAATAACCCGGGTGGTTATTTACAGGCAGGGATAGATGTCGCGAGCGTATTTCTCAATGAAGGCGATACAGTGCTTTTTGAAGAAAAAGGGGATGGCCAGCGCATAAGTTATTCGACCACTGGTAAGCATGAATTAAAAGACCTCCCTGTTGTCGTTTTGGTAAATGAAGGTACAGCCTCAGCGGCTGAGATTGTTGCCGGGGCATTACGGGATGATGACGGCTCTCAATTGGTTGGTGTTACTACTTTTGGAAAAGGCTCTGTCCAGGACTTTATCCAGTTAGAGAACGGGGCAAGTGTAAAGATTACGGTTGCACGCTGGTTAACTCCGAATGGGACCTCGATTGATCAATCAGGCCTAGATCCTGATCAAAACGTTGAGCTCACCCAGGACGATTATGATAATGACCGGGATCCGCAATTAGAGGCGGCCCTCCAGACACTTTTTCCTAGTGAGTAG
- the murA gene encoding UDP-N-acetylglucosamine 1-carboxyvinyltransferase encodes MQFTINGGRTLSGSIRVSGAKNAALKFMAAALLSKETWTLENVPEIADVHNLADLLRAIGADVQHPHENTYVINAKEVQTSELPADLSAKLRSSILCVAPLLARFGEVRFSFPGGCVLGKRPIDLFLDGYRALGAKVEEKDDVFHISAKKIQGGEFTFPWISHTGTESLILGAVMAQGTTKIINAAMEPEVASLCEWLNSLGAKIENVGHHTLTIHGVDSLGGGKTRIMPDRIETGTFAVLGNLIGEEIAITDTQPEDLATFWTMLKRAGGNYEINDSTVLVHKAKHLQALELRTREHPGFNTDLQPPFTVLLTQASGMSLVQEVIYEGRLFYTDILNRMGAKIIMADPHRVVVEGPTPLVAKKMESPDIRAGMALVIAALIAKGKSVIDNVQQVDRGYERIDQRLRELGAQIERVE; translated from the coding sequence ATGCAATTTACGATTAATGGTGGCCGGACTTTGTCTGGCAGTATTCGAGTGAGTGGTGCCAAAAATGCAGCCCTGAAATTCATGGCAGCGGCGCTTTTGAGTAAAGAGACGTGGACACTAGAAAATGTGCCTGAAATTGCAGATGTGCATAACTTGGCTGACCTACTACGGGCTATTGGTGCTGATGTGCAACATCCACACGAGAATACGTATGTTATTAATGCTAAAGAGGTCCAAACAAGCGAGCTGCCGGCTGACTTATCAGCTAAATTGCGCTCATCTATACTTTGTGTAGCCCCGCTGCTTGCCCGATTTGGTGAGGTGCGCTTCAGTTTTCCAGGTGGTTGCGTTCTTGGTAAGCGTCCCATTGATCTTTTCTTGGATGGATATCGTGCCTTAGGCGCAAAAGTCGAAGAGAAAGATGACGTTTTTCATATCAGCGCTAAAAAAATACAGGGCGGTGAATTTACCTTTCCCTGGATTTCTCATACCGGAACCGAAAGCCTTATTTTAGGGGCGGTGATGGCGCAGGGCACCACCAAGATAATTAACGCTGCTATGGAGCCTGAGGTGGCTTCACTCTGTGAGTGGTTGAATAGCCTAGGCGCAAAGATAGAAAATGTGGGACATCACACCTTAACAATTCACGGCGTCGATAGCTTAGGTGGAGGAAAAACTCGAATTATGCCTGATCGTATTGAAACAGGCACTTTCGCAGTACTAGGAAACCTTATTGGCGAAGAAATAGCCATTACTGATACGCAACCAGAGGATTTAGCGACCTTTTGGACGATGTTAAAGCGAGCTGGTGGGAATTATGAAATAAATGACAGCACGGTACTTGTACATAAAGCAAAGCACTTGCAAGCTCTTGAATTACGAACTCGTGAACATCCAGGGTTTAATACTGATTTACAGCCGCCATTTACTGTTTTACTTACTCAGGCTAGCGGAATGAGCCTTGTTCAAGAAGTTATTTATGAAGGCCGACTTTTCTACACCGACATTTTGAATCGTATGGGTGCAAAAATCATTATGGCTGATCCCCACCGTGTGGTGGTCGAAGGTCCTACGCCACTGGTTGCGAAAAAAATGGAGTCACCTGACATTCGAGCTGGTATGGCTTTGGTTATCGCCGCTCTTATCGCAAAAGGAAAAAGCGTTATTGATAATGTACAACAGGTGGATCGTGGCTACGAACGAATTGATCAGCGTTTACGTGAGCTTGGTGCGCAGATTGAGAGGGTCGAGTAA